A genome region from Prionailurus viverrinus isolate Anna chromosome A3, UM_Priviv_1.0, whole genome shotgun sequence includes the following:
- the MYL9 gene encoding myosin regulatory light polypeptide 9 isoform X1 has product MSSKRAKAKTTKKRPQRATSNVFAMFDQSQIQEFKEAFNMIDQNRDGFIDKEDLHDMLASLGKNPTDEYLEGMMSEAPGPINFTMFLTMFGEKLNGTDPEDVIRNAFACFDEEASGFIHEDHLRELLTTMGDRFTDEEVDEMYREAPIDKKGNFNYVEFTRILKHGAKDKDD; this is encoded by the exons ATGTCCAGCAAGCGAGCCAAGGCCAAAACCACCAAGAAGCGGCCACAGCGGGCCACATCTAATGTCTTCGCGATGTTTGACCAGTCCCAGATCCAGGAGTTTAAGGAGGCCTTCAATATGATTGACCAGAACCGAGATGGCTTCATTGACAAGGAGGACTTGCATGACATGCTGGCCTCGCTGG GGAAGAACCCCACAGATGAGTACCTTGAGGGCATGATGAGCGAGGCCCCGGGGCCCATCAACTTCACCATGTTTCTCACCATGTTTGGGGAGAAGCTGAACGGCACAGATCCTGAGGATGTGATCCGAAATGCCTTCGCCTGCTTCGACGAGGAGGCCTCAG gtTTTATTCATGAGGACCACCTACGGGAGCTGCTTACCACCATGGGCGACCGCTTCACAGACGAAGAAGTGGACGAGATGTACCGAGAGGCACCCATTGATAAGAAAGGCAACTTCAACTATGTGGAGTTCACCCGCATCCTCAAGCATGGGGCCAAGGACAAGGACGACTAG
- the MYL9 gene encoding myosin regulatory light polypeptide 9 isoform X2, translating to MSSKRAKAKTTKKRPQRATSNVFAMFDQSQIQEFKEAFNMIDQNRDGFIDKEDLHDMLASLGFIHEDHLRELLTTMGDRFTDEEVDEMYREAPIDKKGNFNYVEFTRILKHGAKDKDD from the exons ATGTCCAGCAAGCGAGCCAAGGCCAAAACCACCAAGAAGCGGCCACAGCGGGCCACATCTAATGTCTTCGCGATGTTTGACCAGTCCCAGATCCAGGAGTTTAAGGAGGCCTTCAATATGATTGACCAGAACCGAGATGGCTTCATTGACAAGGAGGACTTGCATGACATGCTGGCCTCGCTGG gtTTTATTCATGAGGACCACCTACGGGAGCTGCTTACCACCATGGGCGACCGCTTCACAGACGAAGAAGTGGACGAGATGTACCGAGAGGCACCCATTGATAAGAAAGGCAACTTCAACTATGTGGAGTTCACCCGCATCCTCAAGCATGGGGCCAAGGACAAGGACGACTAG